One Kribbella sp. NBC_00662 genomic region harbors:
- a CDS encoding glycoside hydrolase family 43 protein yields the protein MFTNPVYDGSFADPQIIAVGNEYFAFATNGPLGNVQTLTSTDLVSWQQVGDALPSLPDWTAPGRVWAPEVAVHAADRYVMYYTTRDLVSGHQCVGVAVASTPQGPYVDKSPQPFVSQADEGGSIDASPFQDSSGRRWLYWKNDGNAIGVDTWIYVSELSDDGLTLVGPVHRLIKQDLPWEGNLVEAPYMVERNGKFHLFYSGNAFDKSTYAVGHALCESPVGPCTKSGAPILTTSPDAAGPGHNMVLGNWFVYHAWDPTQVGTDPKGRTMWLSQLTWNGDTPVVQPPLARNPLDP from the coding sequence ATGTTCACCAATCCGGTGTACGACGGCAGCTTCGCTGATCCGCAGATCATTGCGGTTGGCAACGAGTACTTCGCGTTCGCCACCAACGGGCCGCTCGGCAACGTCCAGACGTTGACGTCGACGGATCTCGTGTCGTGGCAGCAGGTCGGTGATGCGCTGCCGTCGTTGCCGGATTGGACCGCGCCCGGCAGGGTGTGGGCGCCCGAGGTGGCCGTGCACGCGGCGGACCGGTACGTCATGTACTACACGACGCGCGATCTGGTGTCCGGTCACCAGTGCGTCGGCGTCGCGGTCGCGTCCACACCCCAAGGTCCATATGTCGACAAATCTCCACAACCGTTCGTCAGTCAGGCCGACGAGGGTGGATCGATCGACGCGTCGCCGTTCCAGGACTCGAGCGGCCGACGCTGGCTGTACTGGAAGAACGACGGCAACGCGATCGGCGTGGACACCTGGATCTACGTCTCCGAACTGTCCGACGACGGCCTCACGCTGGTCGGCCCCGTGCATCGCCTGATCAAGCAGGACCTGCCGTGGGAGGGCAACCTCGTCGAGGCGCCGTACATGGTCGAGCGGAACGGGAAGTTCCACCTCTTCTACTCCGGCAACGCCTTCGACAAGTCGACGTACGCCGTCGGCCACGCCCTCTGCGAATCCCCCGTCGGCCCCTGCACCAAGTCCGGCGCCCCCATCCTCACCACCTCCCCCGACGCCGCCGGCCCAGGCCACAACATGGTCCTCGGCAACTGGTTCGTCTACCACGCCTGGGACCCCACCCAGGTCGGCACCGACCCCAAGGGCCGCACCATGTGGCTCTCCCAACTGACCTGGAACGGCGACACCCCAGTCGTCCAACCACCGCTCGCACGGAACCCGCTGGATCCGTAA